From a single Sediminibacterium sp. KACHI17 genomic region:
- a CDS encoding arsenate reductase, with translation MYTIFGIPNCDTVKKAINWLKENKIDYQFHDYKISGIDAPTLQSWTEQVNWEIIFNKRSTTYKELPASLQKSITTAAKAIPVMQEHTSIIKRPVIVKKGKVVAVGFDEKKYEAIFG, from the coding sequence ATGTACACGATTTTTGGTATCCCCAACTGCGACACCGTTAAGAAAGCGATCAATTGGTTAAAAGAAAATAAGATCGACTATCAGTTTCATGATTATAAGATCTCCGGTATAGACGCCCCCACTTTACAATCATGGACCGAACAGGTGAACTGGGAGATCATCTTTAATAAAAGATCAACGACCTATAAAGAACTGCCGGCCTCCTTACAAAAGTCTATCACAACCGCCGCTAAAGCGATCCCGGTAATGCAAGAACATACCAGCATCATTAAGCGACCCGTAATCGTCAAAAAAGGAAAAGTTGTGGCGGTGGGGTTTGATGAGAAAAAATACGAAGCAATATTTGGTTGA
- a CDS encoding outer membrane beta-barrel protein, protein MRIYLFGIGILLSFTLTAQNTPEKSRAQLGLIIGNILEAKTGKPLAYASVQLKDLSDTTRKSSTVADKNGAFEFSKLSLGYYRISVVMVGFAQMNIDSIYLRPERYDFNLGDIKLNDAASALNEVIVYAEKPLIENKDDKITYNVGESALSGGASTAELLKNMPLVNNDPTGKILLKGKEPRILIDDKPTELNAQQLQDLLESLPGSSIEKIEIMTNPPPQYATETGGVINIVTKKGKIGWVGRTTLSVGTRGEGNLAANASYRTQPFSINITAGLGGSILTGDSYSKRENIYRDSINYFNTTGSFENKNLRPNLRVQTDFELNKQNQLNFTYQGNLSYYDNESINTFVNINRNKEVYRNSTRTNGSEGEGYGHNASLSYTHKAKNPAEFIRMILNVNANKNNNDRAFFQEFLNPDFSATGIDSTQSQFFDNFNRSASIRADYNKPLKKKGANFSTGVFYNRSFFHNTLNTSFLRKSDGVFIPNDLLSNDFEFRQNIFTARAGFGLPFGKGWRLNAGVQAEHTEMGFAFIKGNSADVNNGYWNLLPNISLRKEFNKSFNSTIVYRATIRRPGIGELNPNVDYSDPYNLRFGNPYLRPTLSDNIDWNMSWIKGKYYINTSLGYNRLKDVFNSIRNLVGDGKTEVSWLNIADRREYEASVWGGYTFSKQLRVNTSMGYTMNKYSETEKKLYRYRDGSSFYSSLNYTFTPSNVLTFEGSVRFSNFANPQGRSRSNVNMNLGVQHRFFDRRLILSFNAIDPFTPQRFTNYTYGANFNLESFNSSNTRNFRVAISYQLNKVVQKSQLSDKQKQDAIKKARGV, encoded by the coding sequence TTGAGAATTTATCTTTTTGGGATAGGAATCTTACTATCCTTCACACTTACGGCTCAGAATACACCTGAGAAATCTCGCGCACAGTTGGGACTCATTATTGGCAATATACTGGAAGCCAAGACAGGCAAACCTTTGGCATATGCATCAGTTCAATTAAAAGATCTGAGTGATACTACAAGGAAATCATCAACCGTTGCGGATAAAAATGGAGCTTTTGAGTTCAGTAAGCTCTCACTGGGTTATTATCGAATCAGTGTGGTCATGGTTGGTTTTGCACAGATGAATATTGACAGTATCTATCTGCGCCCTGAAAGATATGATTTCAATTTAGGAGATATTAAACTCAATGATGCCGCAAGTGCTTTGAATGAAGTGATTGTATATGCAGAAAAACCTTTGATTGAAAACAAGGATGATAAGATCACGTACAATGTTGGTGAAAGTGCATTGAGTGGAGGAGCAAGTACTGCTGAATTATTGAAGAATATGCCATTGGTGAATAATGATCCAACCGGTAAAATATTATTGAAAGGAAAAGAACCGCGTATTCTCATTGACGATAAGCCTACAGAATTGAATGCACAACAATTACAGGATCTTCTTGAGAGTTTGCCCGGAAGTAGTATTGAAAAGATTGAGATCATGACCAATCCACCGCCTCAGTATGCAACAGAGACCGGAGGAGTGATCAATATTGTTACCAAGAAAGGAAAGATCGGTTGGGTAGGCAGAACGACACTTAGCGTGGGAACAAGAGGAGAAGGGAATTTAGCAGCCAATGCAAGTTATCGGACACAACCTTTCTCTATCAATATCACCGCTGGATTAGGCGGAAGTATTTTAACAGGGGATAGTTATTCTAAACGAGAAAACATCTATCGTGATTCGATCAACTATTTTAATACGACCGGTTCATTCGAAAATAAAAATCTAAGACCCAATCTTCGTGTTCAAACTGATTTTGAGTTGAACAAACAAAACCAACTGAATTTTACCTATCAAGGTAACCTGAGTTATTACGACAATGAAAGTATAAATACGTTTGTCAATATCAATCGCAATAAGGAAGTGTATAGAAATAGCACACGAACCAATGGTAGTGAGGGGGAGGGTTATGGGCATAATGCTTCTTTATCGTATACGCATAAAGCCAAAAATCCGGCAGAATTCATTCGTATGATCCTGAATGTAAATGCCAATAAGAACAACAATGACAGGGCATTCTTCCAGGAATTCCTGAATCCTGATTTTTCTGCTACCGGCATTGATTCTACCCAGTCTCAGTTCTTTGATAATTTCAACCGCTCAGCTTCTATTCGGGCTGATTACAATAAGCCTTTAAAAAAGAAGGGAGCTAATTTTTCTACCGGTGTATTTTATAACAGATCCTTCTTTCATAATACCCTGAACACAAGTTTTCTTAGAAAATCAGACGGAGTCTTCATTCCGAATGATCTGCTTAGTAATGATTTTGAATTCCGTCAAAATATTTTCACAGCAAGGGCAGGATTTGGATTGCCATTCGGTAAAGGATGGAGATTGAATGCAGGGGTGCAGGCAGAACATACAGAAATGGGTTTTGCTTTTATCAAGGGCAATAGTGCAGATGTGAATAATGGGTATTGGAACTTACTGCCCAATATATCCTTGCGAAAAGAATTCAATAAATCATTCAACTCTACTATTGTATATCGGGCAACTATTCGCAGACCAGGAATTGGGGAATTGAATCCGAATGTTGATTATAGTGATCCTTATAATTTACGTTTTGGTAATCCTTATTTGCGTCCCACTTTATCAGATAATATTGATTGGAACATGAGTTGGATCAAAGGCAAATATTATATCAATACTTCCTTAGGTTATAACCGGTTGAAAGATGTATTCAACTCTATTCGTAACCTGGTAGGAGATGGAAAGACAGAAGTGAGTTGGTTGAATATTGCTGACAGACGTGAATATGAAGCAAGTGTATGGGGCGGATATACATTTAGCAAGCAATTGCGCGTAAATACCAGTATGGGGTATACGATGAACAAATACAGCGAAACAGAAAAGAAATTGTATCGGTATCGTGATGGGAGTAGCTTTTATAGCAGTCTGAATTATACGTTTACACCCAGTAATGTGTTGACATTTGAAGGGAGTGTTCGGTTCAGTAATTTCGCCAATCCACAGGGTAGAAGCAGAAGTAATGTGAACATGAATCTGGGTGTACAACATCGATTCTTTGATCGCAGACTTATTTTAAGTTTCAATGCGATCGATCCATTTACGCCTCAACGATTTACCAATTATACTTATGGGGCCAATTTCAACTTAGAAAGTTTCAATTCCAGCAATACTCGCAATTTCAGAGTTGCCATTAGCTATCAGTTGAATAAGGTTGTACAAAAATCTCAACTAAGCGATAAGCAAAAACAAGATGCTATTAAAAAGGCGCGTGGAGTGTAA
- a CDS encoding phosphoribosylanthranilate isomerase gives MRIKVCGMTQMEQIKHLDRIGVEFAGFIFYHKSPRYIFKHMPRPEIKKIRGQHINKVGVFVNAPVEELLEIVDECGLQMVQLHGDETPKYCEKVADYIDVIKAFRLREDDQVLWKIKDYQDIADMFLFDTEGAGYGGTGKKFDWSVLKGLHINKPFFLSGGIGPDDVEHIKAFIQDPVAKDLFSLDVNSKFETIPGLKDMQVVEKFVNEIKTIK, from the coding sequence ATGCGTATCAAAGTCTGTGGCATGACACAAATGGAGCAAATCAAACATCTTGATAGGATAGGTGTTGAGTTTGCCGGATTTATTTTCTACCATAAATCACCCAGGTATATCTTCAAGCATATGCCCAGACCGGAGATCAAAAAGATCAGAGGTCAACATATTAATAAAGTGGGTGTTTTTGTGAACGCTCCTGTTGAAGAGTTGTTAGAGATTGTAGATGAATGTGGATTGCAGATGGTACAGTTACATGGTGATGAAACACCCAAGTATTGTGAGAAAGTGGCAGACTATATTGACGTGATCAAAGCATTTCGTTTAAGAGAAGATGATCAGGTGCTTTGGAAGATCAAAGATTATCAGGATATCGCAGACATGTTTTTATTTGATACAGAAGGTGCGGGTTATGGAGGAACAGGAAAGAAATTTGATTGGTCGGTTTTAAAAGGATTACATATCAATAAGCCTTTTTTCCTCAGTGGAGGAATAGGTCCGGATGATGTTGAGCATATCAAAGCATTTATTCAGGACCCGGTTGCAAAGGATCTGTTCAGCTTGGATGTGAACAGTAAGTTTGAAACCATTCCCGGATTAAAAGATATGCAGGTAGTAGAAAAATTTGTAAATGAGATCAAAACCATAAAGTGA
- the hisIE gene encoding bifunctional phosphoribosyl-AMP cyclohydrolase/phosphoribosyl-ATP diphosphatase HisIE produces the protein MKVDFSKYADGLVPAIVQDIATHKVLMLGFMNQEALTKTEETGKVTFFSRSKNRLWTKGEESGNFLELKSMAVDCDQDTLLIQAHPVGPVCHTGADTCWSERNHSEDFLLYLEDIIRLRKQASPDESYVAKLFSKGINKVAQKVGEEAVELVIEAKDDNEELFLNEAADLLFHYLLLLNAKGHKLQSVIDILKKRHSR, from the coding sequence ATGAAAGTGGATTTTTCAAAATATGCAGATGGATTAGTACCTGCTATCGTACAAGATATCGCTACCCATAAAGTATTGATGTTGGGCTTTATGAATCAGGAAGCATTGACCAAAACGGAAGAAACAGGGAAAGTTACTTTCTTCAGTCGCAGTAAAAACAGACTCTGGACCAAGGGTGAGGAAAGCGGTAATTTTCTGGAACTGAAAAGTATGGCAGTCGATTGCGATCAGGATACTTTATTGATCCAGGCGCATCCGGTAGGACCTGTTTGTCATACCGGAGCAGATACTTGTTGGAGCGAGCGAAATCATAGTGAAGACTTTCTCTTATACCTTGAAGATATCATTCGTTTACGTAAACAAGCTTCGCCGGATGAGTCTTATGTCGCTAAACTCTTTTCTAAAGGGATCAATAAAGTAGCACAAAAAGTAGGTGAAGAAGCGGTAGAGTTAGTAATTGAAGCAAAAGATGACAATGAAGAGTTGTTTTTAAATGAAGCCGCAGACCTCTTATTCCATTATTTACTTTTGCTTAACGCCAAAGGTCATAAATTACAGTCTGTCATCGATATATTGAAAAAAAGACATTCGAGATAA
- the hisH gene encoding imidazole glycerol phosphate synthase subunit HisH has protein sequence MNVVIVKYNAGNIQSVQYALERIGASALVTDDHALIRSADKVIFPGVGEASTAMHYLRSRSLDLLIKELKQPVLGICLGMQLMCKHSEENDTTCMGIFDEQVKLFQPEKSAGLKVPQIGWNTISDLSTTLFKSVPENSFCYFVHGYYAAKGDHTIATTDYIQPYSSALHRDNFYGVQFHPEKSATVGEQILKNFLTL, from the coding sequence ATGAATGTAGTGATCGTTAAATACAATGCAGGTAATATTCAGTCTGTTCAATACGCTCTAGAAAGAATCGGGGCTTCTGCACTTGTTACGGATGATCATGCATTGATTCGTTCGGCAGATAAAGTCATTTTTCCGGGTGTTGGGGAAGCAAGTACTGCTATGCATTATCTGAGATCCAGATCGCTGGATCTGTTGATCAAAGAGTTGAAACAGCCGGTATTAGGAATTTGTCTGGGTATGCAACTGATGTGTAAACATTCAGAAGAGAATGATACAACCTGTATGGGTATTTTTGATGAACAGGTGAAGTTGTTTCAGCCAGAGAAGTCAGCAGGACTGAAAGTGCCTCAGATCGGTTGGAATACTATCAGTGATCTTTCTACCACTCTTTTTAAAAGTGTTCCCGAAAATAGCTTCTGTTATTTTGTGCATGGTTATTATGCTGCAAAGGGTGATCATACCATCGCAACAACAGATTATATTCAACCGTATAGCTCAGCATTACACCGGGATAATTTTTATGGTGTACAATTCCATCCGGAGAAAAGTGCGACTGTGGGAGAGCAAATACTAAAGAACTTTTTAACCTTATAA
- the trpA gene encoding tryptophan synthase subunit alpha yields MSRIQALFGVKKERVLNVYCTAGYPELNSTMDVILSLERSGADLIELGMPYSDPLADGPIIQASSSQALQNGMSIEVLFDQLKALRSKTQIPLILMGYMNPVIQYGFQKFCDDAAAVGVDGLILPDLPEYEYETIYGDMIRKAGLDFIFLVTPETSFERIQKLDQLSSGFLYAVSSSATTGNEKDFDQVTVYLQRLQAMQLRNPVLVGFGIKDKATFDAACQYANGAIIGSAYIKALAQPGDIQSLTTEFLKQVL; encoded by the coding sequence ATGAGTAGAATACAAGCATTGTTTGGTGTAAAAAAAGAAAGGGTATTGAATGTGTACTGTACTGCAGGTTATCCTGAGTTAAATAGTACAATGGATGTCATACTTTCTCTCGAGCGCTCAGGCGCCGATCTGATCGAATTAGGGATGCCCTATAGTGATCCATTAGCGGATGGTCCAATAATTCAGGCTAGTAGTAGTCAAGCCTTACAGAATGGAATGAGTATCGAAGTGTTATTTGATCAATTAAAAGCTCTCCGTTCGAAAACGCAAATACCACTGATCTTAATGGGATACATGAATCCTGTGATACAATATGGGTTCCAGAAATTTTGCGATGATGCCGCTGCGGTAGGTGTGGACGGATTGATACTTCCTGATCTTCCGGAGTACGAGTATGAAACCATCTATGGCGATATGATCCGAAAAGCCGGGCTTGATTTTATTTTTTTAGTGACACCTGAGACCTCTTTTGAGCGGATACAAAAACTTGATCAATTGAGCAGTGGTTTTTTGTATGCAGTAAGTTCATCAGCTACTACGGGTAATGAAAAAGATTTTGATCAGGTGACCGTGTATTTACAACGTTTGCAAGCTATGCAACTCCGTAATCCGGTATTGGTAGGATTTGGGATCAAAGACAAAGCTACTTTTGATGCTGCCTGCCAATATGCAAATGGAGCGATCATAGGTTCGGCCTATATCAAGGCATTAGCGCAGCCCGGAGATATTCAATCATTGACCACTGAATTTTTGAAACAAGTATTATGA
- the hisF gene encoding imidazole glycerol phosphate synthase subunit HisF translates to MLTKRIIPCLDIKDGRTVKGVNFENIRDAGDPVELGALYAASGADELVFLDITATNEKRKTLSELVNKISHKINIPFTVGGGISSVDDVRALLQNGADKISVNTAAFKRPELIAELSKEFGSQCVVLAIDTRQEDDGNWYVYLNGGRVKTETLCLDWAKKGVALGAGEILLTSMNHDGTKQGFALDITAQLAEALPVPVIASGGGGSMEHFTTVFKEGKADAALAASIFHFKEIGIPELKQYLAENGVPVRQ, encoded by the coding sequence ATGCTGACAAAAAGAATCATACCCTGTTTAGATATCAAAGATGGCCGCACTGTTAAGGGGGTCAATTTTGAAAATATACGAGATGCAGGGGATCCGGTAGAATTGGGGGCCTTGTATGCAGCTTCTGGCGCAGATGAATTGGTGTTTCTGGATATCACCGCTACCAATGAAAAAAGAAAAACATTGAGTGAGTTGGTCAATAAAATATCACACAAGATCAATATCCCTTTTACGGTGGGTGGTGGTATCAGTAGTGTAGATGATGTACGCGCATTGCTGCAAAATGGGGCAGATAAAATATCTGTAAATACAGCTGCATTTAAAAGACCGGAACTAATCGCAGAATTATCTAAGGAGTTCGGATCACAATGTGTGGTATTGGCAATCGATACCCGTCAGGAAGATGATGGCAACTGGTATGTATACCTGAATGGTGGACGCGTAAAAACAGAAACCCTTTGCCTGGATTGGGCAAAAAAGGGAGTAGCACTGGGTGCCGGTGAGATCCTGCTTACATCTATGAATCATGATGGAACCAAGCAAGGATTTGCACTGGATATCACCGCACAACTGGCAGAAGCTTTACCGGTTCCGGTCATTGCATCCGGGGGTGGAGGTTCGATGGAACATTTCACAACTGTATTTAAAGAAGGGAAGGCTGATGCCGCACTGGCAGCCAGTATCTTTCATTTCAAGGAAATAGGGATACCGGAATTGAAGCAGTATCTTGCAGAAAATGGAGTGCCGGTCAGGCAATAA
- a CDS encoding TlpA disulfide reductase family protein has translation MKKLLFLLFMPLSILAQVGVDSYEIKGILKGLSDNTTVFLINGVTGQTIATATAKEGQFTLKGKLTHPELVQIGFNGKNEKLDLFIGNDAVNLDGEISNLEAAVISGSAVQKDYERFRVKFNPLKDKLNALANTINQQSAATGKRDSLINVFNQNKAILLATAAEFIKNNAASPVSPFVLFAVGPLYEDLDELEARYNDLQPIVQKGFYAEVIAQTLTKSKIGRVGSQALDFTQKDVNGKPISLSSFKGKYVLVDFWASWCRPCREENPNVVLAYNTYKDKNFTVLGVSLDQDKNNWLQAIKVDKLDWTHVSDLKYWDNEVAKMYNIQGIPANMLIDPNGKIIARDLRAQALQDKLRELLK, from the coding sequence ATGAAAAAACTACTTTTTTTATTATTCATGCCCCTGAGTATACTGGCACAAGTGGGTGTTGATAGTTATGAGATCAAAGGCATACTGAAAGGGTTATCAGATAATACAACTGTTTTTCTGATCAATGGTGTTACCGGCCAAACCATTGCCACCGCTACCGCAAAAGAGGGGCAGTTTACACTAAAGGGGAAACTGACTCATCCGGAATTGGTACAGATCGGATTCAATGGGAAGAATGAGAAACTTGATTTATTCATCGGGAATGATGCTGTTAACCTGGATGGAGAAATCAGCAATCTGGAAGCAGCTGTTATCAGTGGTTCTGCCGTTCAGAAGGATTATGAACGTTTTCGTGTAAAGTTCAATCCGCTGAAAGACAAATTGAATGCGCTCGCTAATACCATCAATCAACAATCTGCTGCTACAGGAAAACGAGATTCATTGATCAATGTTTTCAATCAGAATAAAGCCATATTACTCGCTACTGCTGCAGAGTTCATAAAAAACAATGCTGCATCTCCTGTAAGTCCATTTGTTTTATTCGCAGTAGGACCATTGTACGAAGATTTGGATGAGTTGGAAGCCCGATACAATGATTTACAACCCATCGTGCAAAAAGGATTTTATGCAGAAGTGATTGCACAAACCCTCACAAAATCAAAAATTGGTCGTGTGGGCTCACAGGCGCTTGATTTCACACAAAAAGATGTGAATGGTAAGCCTATCTCTTTATCTTCTTTCAAAGGGAAATATGTATTGGTAGATTTTTGGGCGAGCTGGTGCAGACCTTGCAGGGAAGAAAATCCCAATGTTGTACTTGCTTACAATACCTATAAAGACAAAAATTTTACGGTACTAGGTGTTTCGTTAGATCAGGATAAAAATAACTGGCTACAAGCAATTAAGGTAGATAAACTGGATTGGACCCATGTAAGTGATCTGAAATACTGGGATAATGAAGTTGCGAAGATGTACAATATTCAAGGTATCCCCGCCAATATGTTGATCGATCCCAATGGAAAGATCATAGCCAGAGACCTACGTGCTCAGGCTTTACAGGATAAGCTTAGAGAGTTGTTGAAATAG
- the hisA gene encoding 1-(5-phosphoribosyl)-5-[(5-phosphoribosylamino)methylideneamino]imidazole-4-carboxamide isomerase, translating into MQIIPAIDIIDGKCVRLTQGDYAQKTIYNENPLEVALQFQDAGLQRLHLVDLDGAKAGAVKNWKILEQLTVKTNMVIDFGGGIKKEEDLRIVFDSGAAYATIGSLAVKEEATFVAWLSTYGASKFLLGADVKDEKIAIGGWLETTEIHILDFIQQNHAHGIAQLFCTDVSKDGKLEGPSVALYQKIIDAFPDLHFIASGGVSNLADLEQLQAIGCKGAIVGKAIYENRITLNELSIFNA; encoded by the coding sequence ATGCAAATCATACCGGCCATAGATATTATTGATGGAAAATGCGTAAGACTTACACAGGGTGATTATGCCCAAAAGACGATATACAATGAAAATCCATTGGAAGTAGCGTTGCAATTTCAGGATGCTGGGTTGCAAAGATTACATCTGGTAGATCTCGATGGTGCAAAAGCAGGGGCTGTAAAGAACTGGAAAATACTAGAGCAGTTGACTGTTAAAACCAATATGGTCATTGACTTTGGTGGTGGAATAAAAAAAGAAGAAGACCTGCGTATTGTTTTTGACTCCGGTGCAGCATATGCTACGATCGGTAGTTTAGCCGTAAAAGAAGAAGCGACATTTGTAGCATGGTTATCAACCTATGGAGCATCTAAATTTTTATTGGGTGCGGATGTTAAAGATGAAAAAATTGCGATTGGAGGCTGGCTCGAGACAACTGAGATCCATATCCTGGATTTTATCCAACAAAACCATGCTCACGGAATCGCACAACTTTTTTGTACAGACGTGAGTAAGGATGGGAAACTGGAAGGTCCATCCGTGGCTTTGTATCAGAAAATTATTGATGCATTTCCTGACCTTCATTTTATTGCTAGTGGAGGGGTAAGCAATCTTGCTGATCTGGAACAGTTACAAGCAATCGGGTGCAAAGGTGCAATCGTTGGGAAAGCCATTTATGAAAATAGAATCACATTGAATGAGTTGTCTATTTTTAATGCCTAA
- the trpB gene encoding tryptophan synthase subunit beta — translation MATTSFQNPDVQGYYGQFGGAYIPEMLHRNVEELREQYLSIMNDPIFKAEFDELLHDYVGRPTPLFLAERLSKEFNATIYLKREDLCHTGAHKINNTIGQILLARRLGKTRIIAETGAGQHGVATATVCALKGMECIVYMGEKDIERQAPNVARMKMLGAKVVPATSGSKTLKDATNEAIRDWINHPNDTHYIIGSVVGPHPYPDMVARFQSVISAETRKQLKDKRGQELPTHVIACVGGGSNAAGAFYHFLDEPSVQLVAVEAAGHGIQSGMSAATTQLGKPGILHGSKSLLMQTADGQVIEPHSISAGLDYPGIGPLHAHLFTSGRGVFLSATDEEALAAAFHVSKTEGIIPALETAHAFAVLSKLNLKPTDVVVICLSGRGDKDLSTYMQQL, via the coding sequence ATGGCGACAACTAGTTTTCAGAACCCAGATGTACAAGGTTATTACGGACAATTTGGAGGAGCTTATATCCCTGAAATGTTACATCGTAATGTAGAAGAGCTGCGTGAACAGTATCTGTCTATTATGAATGATCCTATTTTTAAAGCAGAATTTGATGAGCTGTTGCACGACTATGTTGGCAGACCTACGCCATTGTTTCTTGCAGAACGATTGAGTAAAGAATTCAATGCCACTATTTATTTGAAGCGTGAAGATCTTTGTCATACAGGAGCGCATAAGATCAACAATACGATCGGACAAATATTGCTGGCACGCAGATTAGGCAAGACCAGGATCATTGCAGAAACAGGCGCTGGACAACATGGTGTAGCTACTGCTACTGTGTGTGCATTGAAAGGGATGGAGTGTATTGTGTACATGGGTGAAAAAGATATTGAAAGACAAGCACCCAATGTAGCAAGGATGAAAATGTTGGGAGCTAAAGTGGTGCCTGCTACGAGTGGCAGTAAAACACTCAAAGATGCTACCAATGAAGCAATACGTGATTGGATCAATCATCCCAATGATACACATTATATTATTGGAAGTGTAGTAGGTCCGCATCCTTATCCGGATATGGTTGCCAGATTTCAGAGTGTGATCAGTGCTGAAACGCGAAAACAACTCAAAGATAAAAGAGGTCAAGAATTGCCAACACATGTGATCGCCTGTGTTGGAGGTGGAAGTAATGCAGCGGGCGCTTTTTATCATTTTTTAGATGAACCATCCGTTCAATTAGTAGCGGTGGAAGCTGCCGGTCATGGTATTCAGTCGGGTATGAGTGCAGCCACTACTCAATTAGGGAAGCCGGGTATTTTGCATGGCAGTAAGAGTCTGTTGATGCAAACAGCAGATGGACAAGTAATAGAGCCACACAGTATTTCTGCTGGATTGGATTATCCGGGAATCGGCCCTTTGCATGCGCATTTGTTTACCAGTGGAAGAGGTGTATTTCTGTCTGCTACAGATGAAGAAGCATTAGCAGCGGCATTCCATGTCAGTAAAACAGAAGGAATCATTCCTGCTCTGGAAACAGCACATGCATTTGCTGTATTAAGTAAACTAAATCTTAAACCAACAGATGTAGTAGTCATTTGCCTGAGTGGAAGAGGTGATAAAGATCTTTCCACTTATATGCAGCAACTATAA